In Zingiber officinale cultivar Zhangliang unplaced genomic scaffold, Zo_v1.1 ctg178, whole genome shotgun sequence, a genomic segment contains:
- the LOC122036588 gene encoding cycloeucalenol cycloisomerase-like, which produces MTSLWLASNPSKRWGEAFFLLYTPFWLTLCLGIIVPNKLYEKFTELEYLILGLVSATPAFLIPLLIVGKADSGKCWKDRYWVKANLWIAIFSYVGNYFWTHYFFTVLGASYTFPSWRMNNVPHTTFLLTHSCFLFYHMASNITLRRLRHFLTDLPQSIQLASEAAWILALSYFIAYLETLAIANFPYYEFVDRESMYKVGSLFYAIYFLVSFPMFGRVDEKDGQPWDLPRVAVDALGAAMLVTIILDLWRIFLGPIVPIPESRQCSQPGLAWFHIPEGTVVRHANTA; this is translated from the exons ATGACCAGCTTGTGGTTGGCTTCGAATCCAAGCAAGAGATGGGGGGAAGCATTTTTTTTACTCTACACCCCCTTCTGGCTCACCCTCTGCCTCGGGATCATCGTCCCTAATAAGCTTTACGAG AAATTCACTGAATTGGAGTATCTGATTCTTGGGCTGGTTTCTGCTACTCCAGCTTTCTTGATACCACTTCTGATCGTGGGGAAG GCAGACAGTGGCAAATGCTGGAAAGACCGGTACTGGGTGAAG GCAAATCTGTGGATTGCAATTTTTAGTTATGTTGGGAACTACTTCTGGACTCACTATTTCTTCACAGTACTTGGAGCGTCATACACTTTTCCTTCGTGGAGAATGAACAAT GTCCCACATACTACTTTCCTTCTCACTCATTCTTGTTTCCTGTTTTACCACATGGCATCAAATATTACACTTCGGAGACTGCGCCATTTCCTCACAGATTTACCACAGTCAATTCAACTAGCCAGTGAAGCTGCATGGATTTTAGCTCTTTCTTATTTTATTGCTTATCTGGAGACTTTAGCTATTGCAAAT TTCCCCTACTATGAGTTCGTAGATCGGGAATCCATGTACAAAGTGGGATCATTATTCTATGCGATCTATTTCCTAGTGAGCTTCCCTATGTTTGGGAG GGTAGATGAGAAAGATGGTCAACCATGGGACCTCCCAAGGGTGGCTGTGGATGCACTGGGTGCGGCGATGCTTGTAACTATAATACTTGATTTATGGCGCATATTTCTTGGACCTATAGTTCCTATTCCAGAATCGAGGCAATGCAGTCAACCAGGGCTTGCGTGGTTCCACATACCAGAAGGCACCGTTGTACGCCATGCCAACACTGCTTAG